In Bacteroidota bacterium, a single genomic region encodes these proteins:
- a CDS encoding DUF4276 family protein, whose product MVNVSVFIEGGVLPNEKHSVLTVDNSEKLREGFYSILSQIIPPSDFNLTIKQGSGNKQTIKYFKNRIQKKQSTLLLIDLDKSTEKKDEKITEFELTEYSENVFFMVQEMEAWIISQINIIDDYYTKRYIRLKKDVLVSNHKKIKDIHPEEIRKPSIVLKEIIGQFYKTKQGKKKKYGKLKDGSELLSILNASELQKIFSDFNELIVKIKST is encoded by the coding sequence ATGGTAAATGTTTCTGTTTTTATTGAAGGAGGGGTATTACCAAATGAAAAGCACAGCGTTCTTACAGTAGATAATAGTGAAAAATTAAGAGAAGGTTTTTATTCTATTTTATCACAAATAATACCTCCATCTGATTTTAATTTAACCATAAAGCAAGGAAGCGGTAATAAACAAACAATTAAATATTTTAAGAATAGAATTCAAAAAAAACAAAGTACACTGTTGTTAATTGATTTAGACAAATCAACAGAAAAAAAGGATGAAAAAATAACAGAGTTTGAACTAACGGAGTATTCTGAAAATGTATTTTTTATGGTTCAAGAAATGGAGGCTTGGATTATTTCTCAAATAAACATTATAGATGATTATTACACAAAAAGATACATAAGACTCAAAAAAGATGTTTTAGTCTCTAATCATAAAAAAATAAAGGATATACATCCTGAAGAAATACGTAAACCAAGTATTGTTTTAAAAGAAATTATAGGGCAATTTTATAAAACGAAACAAGGTAAAAAGAAGAAGTATGGGAAACTTAAAGATGGTTCAGAATTATTATCTATTTTAAATGCTTCTGAATTACAAAAAATATTTAGTGATTTTAATGAATTAATTGTAAAAATAAAAAGCACTTAA
- a CDS encoding N-acetylmuramoyl-L-alanine amidase — protein sequence MKKVLLFVLLLPFCFSETIAQKLTEKESRDDYFKKYEVELNSETINNLSFPFTFTSIVLIIDINDDFNNSFLVAGLDTFYISENTDINKHQYSGKAKISKLIIFEEAVSNISLLPDFNSEKIEIHLLNAGIPEKPTKKKFVNADSFDCSKPETIDQSIWRAGLPNPKQKAVYTKPEHIIIHHSAGSNSNTNHLNTIRNIYLYHTQSKGWNDIGYNYVIARDGTIYDGRDNQGIYEEDFILGAHFCGKNSNTMGVSILGTYTNEAPTKESIFSLKKIISWKLLKDSLNPLDSFLHPKYGSNGYMLAVISGHRNGCATECPGEILYLLIPDLRNEISWIIKNCKLSDISTKQKENDVLIFPQPAKNFIYISSLLNNNNITKLNLYNIQGQFLLSREFPDTENNIKLDVSEFNQGLYFIELFTNKEVIRKKILIK from the coding sequence ATGAAAAAAGTATTACTATTTGTATTATTATTGCCCTTTTGTTTTTCTGAAACAATTGCTCAAAAATTGACAGAAAAAGAATCAAGAGATGATTATTTCAAGAAATATGAAGTTGAACTAAATTCTGAAACAATCAATAATTTATCTTTTCCATTTACTTTTACAAGCATTGTTTTAATAATAGATATAAATGATGATTTTAATAACAGTTTTTTAGTAGCAGGTCTTGATACATTTTATATCTCCGAAAATACAGACATTAACAAACATCAATACTCAGGCAAAGCAAAAATATCGAAGCTTATAATTTTTGAAGAAGCTGTTTCCAACATTTCATTACTTCCTGATTTTAATTCTGAAAAAATTGAGATACATCTTTTAAATGCTGGAATACCTGAAAAACCAACAAAAAAAAAGTTCGTAAATGCCGATTCTTTCGATTGTTCAAAACCAGAAACCATTGACCAAAGTATTTGGCGTGCAGGACTCCCCAATCCGAAACAGAAAGCTGTTTACACAAAACCCGAACATATAATAATTCATCATTCGGCAGGTTCTAATTCAAATACAAATCATTTGAACACAATCAGAAACATTTATCTTTATCATACACAATCTAAAGGATGGAATGACATCGGTTATAATTATGTAATTGCCAGAGACGGAACAATTTATGACGGAAGAGATAATCAGGGAATTTATGAAGAAGATTTTATATTAGGAGCACATTTTTGTGGTAAAAATTCAAATACCATGGGCGTTAGCATTTTAGGAACATATACAAATGAAGCCCCTACAAAAGAATCAATATTTAGCTTAAAAAAAATTATAAGCTGGAAATTATTAAAAGACAGTTTAAATCCTTTAGATAGTTTTTTACACCCCAAATATGGAAGCAATGGATATATGTTAGCTGTAATTTCAGGGCATCGTAACGGTTGTGCAACCGAATGCCCAGGCGAAATTCTTTATCTACTAATTCCTGATTTGCGTAATGAAATATCATGGATAATTAAAAATTGTAAATTATCGGATATTTCAACAAAACAAAAAGAAAATGATGTCCTAATCTTTCCTCAACCTGCAAAAAATTTTATATATATTTCTTCTTTATTAAATAATAATAATATTACAAAACTAAATTTATATAATATTCAAGGACAATTTTTATTATCAAGAGAGTTTCCTGATACAGAAAATAATATTAAATTAGATGTTTCTGAATTTAATCAAGGATTATACTTTATTGAACTTTTTACTAATAAAGAAGTAATAAGAAAAAAAATCTTGATTAAATAG